ATTGACGTTGGCAACCAGGAAGGGAGAGCTGGTTCCGGAGTCTCCGATGAAGAAGACCGGAGTGTTGGAGCCGGCGACGGCGCTGACTTCAATGGCGAACTGACCAAAAGGAGAAGTCGTTCCCAGACCGAGTTTGCCGTAACTTCCCGAGAAGGTAGAAGTAGCGGTGATGCCATTGCCGATATTCAGATCAGAACCATTCAGGGAGAGGTCTCCGCCGATAGTCAGGTTGGTGGAGCCGTAGACCAGACCGGAGTTGGCTCCAAAAGAGGCGGCGGCATTGAACTGCACCTGGGTGTCTAGGCCGGCGGGAGTGCCGGCGGCATTGTCCGCTCCGCATTTCAGAACTCCCTCGGCGTCGGTATTGATAGTGTCGCAATCAATTAAGCCTCGGGCGACAATCTGGGTTTCCGAGTGCAACAGGGTGGCGACCAGATGACCGGGAGTAGAGGTTGGGGTTTCTCCGACAGATAATCCTCCGTGGATATACGTGTTGGTCGCTACCGATAATCCGATACCCAAGATTCCATATTGATCCACGGTGTTGGTGGCGATACCGATCCGGCCATTGACGTTGGCGATGAAGATTGGGGAAGAGGTGCCGGAGTCGCCGATGACAAAGACCGGGGTGGTGGAACCTGGAACGCCGGAGACTTCAATGGAGAACTGACCCCAGGGGGTAGTGGAAGCGAGACCGAGTTTGCCGTAACTTCCCGAGAAGGTAGAGGTAGCGAGGATGCCGTTGCCGATATTGATGTCCGAGCCGAGAACAAAGAGATCAGCCAGTTCTACGTTGTCGGTGGCGGTTTGGAGGCGGACAACGGTTCCGGTATCCGTGAAGCCGGAGGTGTTGGTGTCGGCATCGGCGCCGCATTTCAATACTCCATCAGCGTCGGTATCAATAGTGTCGCAAGAGGTGAGCTCGGCGATTCGGAGACGGGTGGCGGAGTCCAGATAGTTGGCGGTTAATCCGCCGGCAAAAGTGGAAGTTCCGGCAAAGGAAGAATCCAAACGACCGGAGAGATTCAGAGCGGCACCGTTGAGCAGGGTGGCAACGTTCAGGTTCGGGATGGAGGAGGTGGCGCTGTCGGTAGTGACGATTTTTCCTGAAGATTGGATTCCCCCGCCGGTGATGGTTAAGCCGGAAGCCGAGGTTAATCCTCCGAGTCCTTTGACGTTGATTCCTCCTTCAAAAGAGGAGGTGGCGAGACCGGAGCCATAGAAAGAATCGGCGGTGATGTTCAAGTCGGCGATGATGGTTCCGGAAGTCTGGGTGGCAATCCCCACTCCCAGGCCTCCGGAGATATATGTGTTGGTCGCTACCGATAATCCGATACCCAAGATTCCATATTGATCCACGGTGTTGGTGGCGATACCGATCCGGCCATTGACGTTGGCGATGAAGATTGGGGAAGAGGTGCCGGAGTCGCCGATAACAAAGACCGGGGTGGTGGAACCTGGAACGCCGGAGACTTCAATGGAGAACTGGCCCCAGGGAGTAGTGGAGGCGAGACCGAGTTTTCCGTAACTTCCCGAGAAGGTGGAGGTAGCGGTGATGCCGTTGCCGATATTGATGTCCGAGCCGAGAACAAAGAGATCAGCCAGTTCTACGTTGTCGGTGGCGGTTTGGAGACGGACAACGGTTCCGGTATCCGTGAAGCCGGAGGTGTTAGAACCGGAATCATCCGAACCGCACTTCAACACCCCATCTGCGTCGGTGTCGATGGAATCACAACTCACCAATCCTTTGGCGACGATTTGGGTATCGGAATGAAGCAGTGTGGCCCGCAGATGGCCGTCGGTGGTGGTGGCGGAAACGCCGAGACTCAAGCCGCCGCGGAAGAATCCACTTCCGGCAACGCTCAACAACGCGAAGGGAGAGCTGGTGCCGATACCCACATTCCCCGCTTCTCTGGCGAGATTTATTCCGCCTTTGAAAGTGGAGGTGGCGGTAGTAGAAGTAGCATTGATGTATGAAACATTCAGGTAGTTGCCGATAATGGCGGCGCCTTCAATGCCCAAACCAAATAACCCAAGGTCGGCTCCCAAGGAACTGGTGCCAACTCCGAGACGGAAGCCGCTATCCACAACAACTCTAGAAAGCCCATCCTCTCCTTCCTGAATCTGGAACAGGTTGGCAGTTTGACCAGAAGCGCCACGTATTGCAATCGGAATCGCAGTAGTGGTGGTGGCTTCAAAAGTGGCTTGAGCAAAATCAATTGGCGTAGTCGTGCCAAATGAAGATGGAGTGCTAGTTCCGGAAACCGCTCCAGCGTATTGAGCAAAGACGTTGGCGGAAATTAATTGCCGAGGCTCAAGAGTTTGGAAAGTGACATCATCGGAAGAAACTCCTACCTCGAGGTAAACATTATTGTTGTCGGAGAAGTTGTAGTCGAGGAGGTGAGGAAAGCCGCTGTCGGTGTCACCGATATTTACATTAAATACTCCGGAGGTGACGGTAGCGGCAAAAGAACTCGGAGCGGAAGATGGCCAGACTTTAGCGCCGGAGGTGGAGGCATCATAGATGGAGAATTTGAAATAATAAGTGGTGCCGGAAGAAGAGCCGAGAAGAGTGCCGGCGGAATCGGATAACCGACCCTGATAACCAATAATCCGGGGAACGCCGGCAACGGCCTTGGCGATAGGAAGAGGAAATGCAAGTGAAGAAAAAACCAAGCTTAAGGTTAATAAGCCAAAAAATCCCTTTTTCGCCAGGTTGAAAGCGGTTTTTCTTATCATCTCCATCCTTAATTCGCTTACTATATAATTTTATCATTCCGGACTTGGCAAAAAATTTTAAAGATGTGGATAAGATGGGCGGAAAATAGCTTAAAAATTAATTATTCACGCACCTATGAAATTGATATCGAAATAAACTCGCTAAAATAGCAAAATCCGCCCTTTTTTGGCGGATTTTGATTTCTTCCTATCTTTTTTAGATTAGAGCCTATCTAAGCCGTATTTTGAGACGAGTCCACTTGCGAACCCCCAATCCAGATTTTTAAAAAAGGCATTGACATACTCCTTGCGGTTTGTTCCGTAATCAATAAAATACGCATGCTCATAAACATCCATCGCGATTAACGGCGTCGCGCCCCAAACCGCTCCCACGTTTTGCGCATCGGCACCATAAACATGTAGACGATCATCTTTAAAATCAAAAGCTAGAATCGCCCAACCGCGAGCGCTCAAGCCGGTGGCGATCATTTCTTCTTTCCAAGCATCCAAAGAACCGAAATCGCGCTCGATCATTTTTACCAACACCCCCTTCGGCTCTCCATCACCGCCAAGATGCGCGAAATAAACTTCGTGAAGTTTCATTCCGTTGACCGCGAAGGTTTCCTGGCGTTTTAATTCTCCGATGTAGCTATAGACCCCATTGGCTTCGGATTTGTCCGCTTCCAAAACTTTTTTCTGAATCTCGTTAGTCTTTTTTACATAGCCCTCATAGAGTTTGAAGTGCTCCTGTAAGGTACGCAAACTAATCCCCTCCAGGTCCTTAGTGAACTTGAACTTATCCGCCTCAAAGTCCTTTCTCATACTTTTTTATTCGCAATATTACCTCTTTCATTCGCATTATTCGCGATTACTCCAATCATTATTTTTTTGTGTACTCAATCGTAATCATTTGCTTATCCCTTAACACTAATTCCCCCAACTCAAAATTAATCTTATCATCAACCTTCATAACCAAATTATAACCTTCGCGTTGTAGTGGCTTATCAAAAACGACAAAGAAGTCTTTCAGATAAAACTCCTTCGATCCGTTAACTGATTCAATATGAATTTTCCCGCTGGCATCATGCGTGTGCACTTCTCCCATGCAGCTCTTCAAAACTCCAACGTTAGCGGGGATACCCTCTTCGACGCCCTCAACTAGAATTCTTAAATTGGGATGGAAATGAAGGCCGACGCCAGTGTGGCCGTTATTCAGACAATCCAACCCGGCCTGCTGCCACAGAGAAGCAGTGGCTCTGGTTGGGTCGGTCATCTTCGGCAGGGCAAAAAGCACGCCCAAAACGACAACTACGCCAACGGCCGCAATTATTTTACCGCTCTTGCTAGACATTAATAGAGATTATAACCTACGACATGACAAACGTCAAATTGCTGCGGGACTTGGAACAAGGGTTTCGCTACGGCCTCCACAGGCGGCCAAGCTCAACCTCGAACACTTTCGCCGCACCCCGACCCCCGTCTCGGACACCTTCTGGTTTCCGAGTGCCTTCCAACACGGGGTGCGGCTGGTCCGACTCCAAGGAGCGAAAAATGCCCGCAAGGGGCATGTTTCATTTTTGCTGCGGGACTTGGAATCGAACCAAAATTTTCGCTTTCAGAGAGCGACGTCCTACCATTAGACGATCCCGCATTCTTTCTTCCAAGAATTTATAACAAAAAACGGGTTTTGGCAAATAAAAAATCCCCCGTTTCCGAGGGTCTAGAAATTATCTCTGACAAGATTTTCCACATATTCCGCGATTGCCATTCCGGAAGTAAATCCCGGAGACTCAATGCCAATCAAATTTACGAATGGCGGAGAATCGCTATCCAGCTTGATGATGAAGTCTGCCTCCTGCTCGCCGACAGTCAAACGCGGACGAATTCCGGAATGCGACCAGCGCAGATCCTCTTTCCGGATCTCGGGGCAAAACCTTTGCGCCGCATCCAGAAAAACTTCTACCGGCGTGGGGTCTTCGGTGTAGTAATTCTTCGCAGGCACCAGTCTGGCACTGGGGCCAAGAAACAACTTTCCTCCCGGCTTTACTCCAAAGTGAATCCCCTTTCCTGCGCTCTTGGGAGGCGTGGCGATATAAACCAAACGATTAATCCACTTCGCTTTTTCTCCCATCACCTCATAGTATTCGCCACGCCAAGGATGAATCTTGTATCCGGTAAATCCGGCCATTTCTGCGACGTCGTCGGCATACAAACCCGCCGCATTAATCACAATTTTCGCCCTGCACGAAGCAACAGCTCCGCCAAGCTGCCAACAATCTTCCAAGCGCTCGATTTTCTCAACCGGATTTCCAAACTGGAAATGCACCCCTCTCCCCCAAGCATCCGCAAAAAGCTTCTTCGTAAAATCATAGGGATCAACTACGCAGACATCCGGCATAAAAACCCCTCCCAGCGCCTGCACTCGCGGCTCCAATTTGCGGATTCCCCGCCTGCCCCAAACGAATCGATAATTAATCCCCTTGGCTTTGGCCTTACTAACTAGGCGCACAAATGACCTCCATTCTTTCAACATTCCACCAATCAAAGACTTGTGGCCAGCCACGACCAGCATTCCGCAGTTGATTATCGGAACATCATTATCGGCAGCAAACTCTACCGCCATCTTACTTCCGATCAGGGCTAGTTTTGACTTAAGAAAATCTGGGTTTTCGTGGATTCCAGAATGGATAACTCCACTATTCAGACGACTGGTCTCCAACCCAACCCCTTCGGCTTTCTCAAAAACCACCACAGAAAAATTTGGGTGTTTTATTTTAAAGTGCCGAGCAATCGCGCAGCCAACTACGCCCGCGCCAATCACCGCAATGTCTACTTTTGCAGTCAAAAGTATCTCCCCAAATGGAATGATTGCTTACCAGATAATGCCAAAATCAACCCCCATTGTCCACTAAAGCTTCAAATATCTCCGCGCGGCAACTGCCGCCGAAATTGAGCCTAAGCCAATACCGAAAGCCAAATTATAAAATACCAATTGCGGTAAATGGGAGAGCAAATAGGCCGACAACGATAACTCGGGTATAAAAACACTTACATACGGCGAAGCCATCACCACGATCGGTGCCGCTATCGCCAAACTGATTACTCCACCCAGAAATCCATAGATAACTCCGGCAACGATATACGGGCCATTAATAAATTTATTGGAAGCCCCCACCAGACGCATAATCCCCAACTCTTCGCGATTGGAATAAATAGCTAAGCGAATTGTGTTGAAAGTAACCAGAATAGCCATCGCCGCCAAGAAAAAAGTGGCGGCAAAACCCGTGTTTTGCAGGGTATCTATAATCCTAGCTAAGCGATCAATGGCGGTACGATTCTCTCCGTAAGTCACCTTATCCACCACGCCGGCCAACTTTTCAGATTCCAAATATTCAGCAATAGTCGGATAATTACTGGCGCTCTTGGCTTTGATATTCAACGATGCGAGTAATGGATTTATTTGAAGCTCATTAAGCGCAGCGGAAATCGTATCGTCGCCTTTATGCCTATCTTTAAATATCGTCAGCGCTTTATCCTGAGAAATATATTCCA
This is a stretch of genomic DNA from bacterium. It encodes these proteins:
- a CDS encoding Fe-Mn family superoxide dismutase, which translates into the protein MRKDFEADKFKFTKDLEGISLRTLQEHFKLYEGYVKKTNEIQKKVLEADKSEANGVYSYIGELKRQETFAVNGMKLHEVYFAHLGGDGEPKGVLVKMIERDFGSLDAWKEEMIATGLSARGWAILAFDFKDDRLHVYGADAQNVGAVWGATPLIAMDVYEHAYFIDYGTNRKEYVNAFFKNLDWGFASGLVSKYGLDRL
- a CDS encoding FAD-dependent oxidoreductase, whose product is MTAKVDIAVIGAGVVGCAIARHFKIKHPNFSVVVFEKAEGVGLETSRLNSGVIHSGIHENPDFLKSKLALIGSKMAVEFAADNDVPIINCGMLVVAGHKSLIGGMLKEWRSFVRLVSKAKAKGINYRFVWGRRGIRKLEPRVQALGGVFMPDVCVVDPYDFTKKLFADAWGRGVHFQFGNPVEKIERLEDCWQLGGAVASCRAKIVINAAGLYADDVAEMAGFTGYKIHPWRGEYYEVMGEKAKWINRLVYIATPPKSAGKGIHFGVKPGGKLFLGPSARLVPAKNYYTEDPTPVEVFLDAAQRFCPEIRKEDLRWSHSGIRPRLTVGEQEADFIIKLDSDSPPFVNLIGIESPGFTSGMAIAEYVENLVRDNF
- a CDS encoding permease-like cell division protein FtsX — translated: MATTFFRIIKFGLQNFSRNGLLSATTVAILVLALLVFNGLITFGIISNSAIASLQDKIDISVYFTASANEDSMLSLQRALESLTEVKSVEYISQDKALTIFKDRHKGDDTISAALNELQINPLLASLNIKAKSASNYPTIAEYLESEKLAGVVDKVTYGENRTAIDRLARIIDTLQNTGFAATFFLAAMAILVTFNTIRLAIYSNREELGIMRLVGASNKFINGPYIVAGVIYGFLGGVISLAIAAPIVVMASPYVSVFIPELSLSAYLLSHLPQLVFYNLAFGIGLGSISAAVAARRYLKL